Proteins co-encoded in one Oncorhynchus nerka isolate Pitt River unplaced genomic scaffold, Oner_Uvic_2.0 unplaced_scaffold_5035, whole genome shotgun sequence genomic window:
- the LOC115121668 gene encoding large ribosomal subunit protein eL27-like has protein sequence MGKFMKPGKVVMVLAGRYAGRKAVIVKNIDDGTSDHPYSHALVSGIDRYPRKVTTTMGKKKVAKRSKIKAFVKVYNYNHLMPTRYSVDIPLDKTIVNKDVFRDPALKRKARREAKIKFEERYKTGKNKWFFQKLRF, from the exons ATGGGCAAATTCATGAAACCTGGGAAGGTGGTGATGGTCCTTGCTGGGCGCTACGCTGGTCGTAAAGCTGTTATCGTCAAG AACATTGATGATGGTACCTCAGACCACCCTTATAGCCATGCACTGGTCTCGGGCATTGACCGCTACCCCCGCAAAGTGACCACAACCATGGGCAAGAAGAAGGTTGCCAAGAGGTCCAAGATCAAGGCTTTCGTAAAAGTGTACAACTACAATCACCTCATGCCCACCAG ATACTCTGTGGACATTCCTCTGGACAAAACCATCGTCAACAAGGACGTCTTCAGAGACCCTGCCCTGAAACGCAAAGCCAGGCGGGAGGCCAAGATTAAGTTTGAGGAGAG ATACAAGACAGGCAAGAACAAATGGTTCTTCCAGAAGCTTAGATTCTAG